TCAGTCGACAAAGATATCTTTTACCGTCACTTCTTTCACAGGCGCGATTTCTTTAAGGGCATCGAAATCGCCGCGCTCCGCTTCCCCGATAATGGAAATCATTTTTTTCTTTCCTTGAATATGTTCTCTGTGAAATTGAAATAACAGATCATCTGTCTCTGCCGCCATAATCGTGGCATACTCCTTTTCTCTGGGATCGTAATCCAAACCGCGGTATCTCAATGCCAAGACGAGCAGCGGTATGGCTCGGAAACTGATCCTTCCCGAACGCAAATTATTAAGCGCTGCTTCTTTCACCGCCTTATAGCGTTCATCAGATTGGGGTAAATTGTCGAGTAAATCCACGAAGGCAGTCACTGCTTCTATGGTTTTATCGGCCTGGGTCTGAATAATACCGGTAAGAATATTGGTATCGCTAACCCGATCTCCCTGACGATAGTTTGCGCCAACAATGTAAGCAAGGGCGCGCACTTCGCGCAGTTCTTGAAAGACGATACCGGACATGCTCCCGGAAAAATAATTGTTATACAATTTGATTGCTGCATTAAGCTCCGGATCAAAGGGCACATCGCCAAACTCGATAGTAACATGAGTCTGTGTCATGGGCCGTTCCAGAAAATAAATTTCATTCTCCTCCGGTTTATGAACGGCAAGACTCTTGTACGGGACAGGTTCATCTAAGCTTTCTTGATGAATAAAAATCTCCTTGTATTGAGTCAACACTTCTTCCGGTGCCAGTGTGCCGCTGTAGAGCAAGGAATGGCGGCTCTTCAAGGCGCTGCGGATTGCATCATGCAATTCCTGCGCCGTAAGCGCCCGCACCTCCTCGGCAGGAATCATATTCAGCCAAGGCGATTCATCCCCGTAGCGCGCATAATTTACCACTGCTGCAGACAAGGTATCCGGATCTTTTTTGGCATCTTCCCGCTGCACCAAAATAATCTGCTTTAATTCTTCCAAGGTCTCTGAGTCGACGCTCGGATTTTCAACCATCTCACTGAGCAAGCGCAATGAACTTCCCAATGACTTATCCAATCCAATCAAGAGAATGGTAAATTGGCTTTTTGACGCGGTCACGGAAAAACCGGTACCCAATTTGTACCATGCGTTCTGCAGCGCAGAGGAATCCATTTCCGTTGTGCCGATTCGCTCCATCAAACGGCTGGCTATGGACATACGCGGGTCTTGATCGGTCCCGTAATCAACAATAATGCTGAGATTAAAGACATCACTTAGCGGATTGGCGGCATAATACAATTCCAATCCGGAAGGATCAACAACGTGTTGATAATTTTCGCCTTCTTTCAAAAATACAGGGGTAATCGGTTCCAAAGGCAGACTTAAAATTTCTTCGGCAAACTTGGAACGACGCTTGGAGTCAATGGAAAAATCAGGCAGCGGCGGTTTATCGACTTTTGGAGGCGTGTGCGGCTTATCCTCGCGAAATCCTGCAATATAACCGCTATCAAAATACTTCTTTGCCACGCGCACAACATCTTCACGGGTCACTTTTTCCAGACGTTCAATGCTTTTGTAAGCATACTCCCATTCGGTAAAGGCGATCCACGAACGGCGCATCAATTCAACACGAGAGGTGTTCGATTCGAAGGAGACCTTTTCCCGTTTTTTATAATCATTAATAATGGCGGGGATGATCCAATCTTCGAAGGCGCCTTCCTTGACGAGATTGATCTGCTCTAAAAGCAGCGCTTCCACCTCCTCGAGAGGCTGACCGTCTTTAGGAATGGCATAAAAATATTGAACGCCGTAATCGTTCATGAACATGGGAAATGAGCCAGCCAAGCGCACGCGCTGTTTTTGGTTCAGGTTCAAA
This genomic window from Candidatus Hydrogenedentota bacterium contains:
- a CDS encoding insulinase family protein, coding for MTLTTLCANLAVAETGFRKLGSLSPDDPLQVQRFELDNGLQVYLTVNRDEPRFYAEIAVRAGSKNDPPEATGLAHYMEHLLFKGSQRLGTVDYEKEKSHLQRIEELYEEHFNAKDEEERRRIYDEITRESTAAAAFAVPNELDQLYRTMGGKDINAHTWHEEVVYKVNLPMNCLEQWAALESDRFRDPVFRLFQTELETVYEEMNRALDNKMRLIQNAVNAQLFKVHPYGQQPTLGLVEHLKKPSIKRLNNFFETWYTPKNMAIFISGDIDVGGTMETIVKYFGDWQPHPLPEKVTWNEAPLTEREEVRVQYEAEPFVFLAFRTVPSLDEDVEALVAFDMILDNAVAGLINLNLNQKQRVRLAGSFPMFMNDYGVQYFYAIPKDGQPLEEVEALLLEQINLVKEGAFEDWIIPAIINDYKKREKVSFESNTSRVELMRRSWIAFTEWEYAYKSIERLEKVTREDVVRVAKKYFDSGYIAGFREDKPHTPPKVDKPPLPDFSIDSKRRSKFAEEILSLPLEPITPVFLKEGENYQHVVDPSGLELYYAANPLSDVFNLSIIVDYGTDQDPRMSIASRLMERIGTTEMDSSALQNAWYKLGTGFSVTASKSQFTILLIGLDKSLGSSLRLLSEMVENPSVDSETLEELKQIILVQREDAKKDPDTLSAAVVNYARYGDESPWLNMIPAEEVRALTAQELHDAIRSALKSRHSLLYSGTLAPEEVLTQYKEIFIHQESLDEPVPYKSLAVHKPEENEIYFLERPMTQTHVTIEFGDVPFDPELNAAIKLYNNYFSGSMSGIVFQELREVRALAYIVGANYRQGDRVSDTNILTGIIQTQADKTIEAVTAFVDLLDNLPQSDERYKAVKEAALNNLRSGRISFRAIPLLVLALRYRGLDYDPREKEYATIMAAETDDLLFQFHREHIQGKKKMISIIGEAERGDFDALKEIAPVKEVTVKDIFVD